Proteins found in one Pontibacter sp. SGAir0037 genomic segment:
- a CDS encoding pyridoxal phosphate-dependent aminotransferase, with amino-acid sequence MQNAEAVNILSDRISALAESQTIAMAKKGRELAAQGYDVINLSFGEPDFQTPQYIKDAAKQAIDDGFTFYTPVPGYPELRQAIVDKLKRDNNLDYKPENIVVSTGAKQSIANVVMCLVNPGDEVIIFSPYWVSYEEIVKLAEGVPVQVQGRLENDFKVTPEQLESAITSNTKLVMYSSPSNPTGSVLDEDELLALARVLEKHPQVYVMADEIYEYINFEGKHASMAAFDFIKDRVITVNGFSKGYAMTGWRVGYIAANKEIASACDKMQSQITSGTCSIAQKAAYAALQGGKASAEEMTAAYLRRRDLVLGLMQDIPGLKTNVPTGAFYIFPDVSSYFGKSYNGQTIENAYDLCMFLLTDAHIASVSGEAFGAPQCIRFSYATSDEKLVEAFSRIKSSLAKLQ; translated from the coding sequence ATGCAAAACGCGGAAGCAGTAAACATTTTATCAGACAGAATCTCTGCACTGGCAGAGTCTCAGACCATTGCCATGGCTAAAAAAGGTCGTGAACTGGCTGCGCAAGGATATGATGTGATAAACCTGAGCTTTGGAGAGCCCGATTTCCAAACTCCTCAATATATAAAGGATGCCGCCAAACAGGCAATCGACGATGGCTTTACCTTTTATACGCCAGTACCTGGTTACCCGGAGCTGCGCCAGGCTATTGTAGATAAACTGAAACGCGACAACAACCTCGACTATAAGCCGGAAAACATTGTAGTTTCTACAGGTGCCAAGCAATCTATTGCAAATGTGGTGATGTGCCTGGTAAACCCCGGAGATGAAGTGATTATTTTTTCGCCTTACTGGGTATCTTACGAAGAGATCGTAAAGTTGGCAGAAGGTGTACCGGTACAGGTACAGGGCCGCCTCGAGAACGATTTCAAAGTAACGCCGGAACAACTGGAAAGTGCCATCACTTCTAATACAAAGCTGGTAATGTATTCTTCTCCGAGTAACCCTACTGGTTCTGTTTTAGATGAAGATGAATTACTGGCCTTAGCGCGCGTACTGGAGAAGCACCCGCAGGTATACGTAATGGCCGATGAGATCTATGAGTATATCAACTTCGAAGGCAAACATGCTAGTATGGCTGCTTTTGATTTCATCAAAGACCGCGTTATTACTGTAAACGGCTTCTCGAAAGGTTATGCCATGACAGGCTGGCGCGTAGGGTATATAGCTGCTAATAAAGAAATAGCATCAGCCTGCGATAAGATGCAGAGCCAGATTACTTCAGGCACCTGCTCTATAGCCCAGAAAGCGGCATATGCAGCCTTGCAGGGTGGTAAGGCTTCGGCTGAGGAAATGACAGCGGCCTACCTGCGCCGCCGTGACCTGGTGCTGGGACTGATGCAGGACATACCTGGCCTGAAAACAAATGTGCCTACCGGTGCCTTTTATATATTCCCGGACGTGAGTTCCTACTTTGGTAAAAGCTATAATGGCCAGACCATCGAAAATGCTTACGACCTATGTATGTTCTTATTAACTGATGCGCATATCGCTTCGGTAAGTGGAGAAGCATTCGGTGCTCCGCAATGTATCCGATTCTCATATGCCACTTCTGATGAAAAGCTGGTTGAAGCGTTTTCACGCATCAAGAGCAGCTTGGCCAAACTTCAATAA
- a CDS encoding MarC family NAAT transporter, whose protein sequence is MEIILATFSALFSVVNPFGAMPVFLTLTQEDTNEHRNQQALKACLYMVGILAVFFLAGQYVLNFFGIRIHDLRIAGGLMIMRAGFDLLTPGANKKKISPEVVEEGQQKEDISFTPLAMPMLSGPGAIAISIGLFTTSLSYLDMVLILIGIILLAVVSYIILRFSYQLTRYMGKAGLAALSRIMGFIVLSIGVNFIVSALTALFFTER, encoded by the coding sequence ATGGAAATAATCCTTGCTACCTTTTCTGCCCTTTTTTCGGTTGTGAATCCTTTCGGTGCCATGCCGGTTTTTCTAACCCTAACGCAGGAGGATACCAATGAGCACCGTAACCAGCAAGCACTGAAAGCCTGCCTGTATATGGTTGGCATTCTGGCCGTCTTTTTTCTGGCAGGACAGTATGTACTGAATTTCTTTGGTATACGGATCCACGACCTGCGCATTGCTGGTGGCCTCATGATTATGCGGGCAGGCTTTGATCTTTTAACGCCTGGCGCCAATAAAAAGAAAATATCGCCTGAGGTAGTAGAGGAAGGCCAACAGAAAGAGGATATTTCTTTTACACCTCTGGCTATGCCGATGCTTTCCGGGCCAGGCGCCATAGCTATAAGTATAGGCTTGTTTACTACCTCGCTTTCTTACCTGGACATGGTGCTGATTCTGATTGGAATTATCCTGCTTGCCGTAGTATCTTATATTATTCTTCGTTTTTCTTACCAGCTGACACGCTATATGGGCAAGGCGGGGTTGGCAGCCCTTTCGCGTATCATGGGCTTTATCGTGCTTTCAATAGGTGTGAATTTTATCGTTTCGGCACTTACAGCCCTGTTCTTTACAGAAAGATAG
- the recR gene encoding recombination mediator RecR, which translates to MNFPSKLIENAVEELAKLPGVGRKTALRLALHLLKEESEETFSLAEALVKMRTEVKHCKQCHNISDAEICGICANPLRDRTLLCIVSDIRDVIAIENTAQYKGLYHVLGGVISPIEGVGPSDLHIDSLLERLPNSEVKEVLFALSPTMEGDTTSFYLTRKLREFNLKITSIARGVPVGGELEYTDEITLGRSIVERTAYGKV; encoded by the coding sequence ATGAATTTTCCTTCAAAGCTGATTGAGAATGCCGTGGAAGAACTGGCGAAGCTGCCAGGCGTGGGAAGAAAAACGGCTTTGCGTTTAGCCTTGCACCTGCTGAAAGAGGAGTCGGAAGAGACCTTCTCCCTTGCGGAAGCCTTGGTGAAGATGCGGACAGAGGTAAAACACTGTAAGCAGTGCCATAATATTTCAGATGCTGAGATTTGCGGCATCTGTGCCAACCCACTCCGCGACCGCACATTGCTCTGCATTGTAAGCGACATACGCGATGTAATTGCTATTGAAAACACAGCGCAGTACAAAGGCCTGTACCATGTGCTGGGAGGGGTTATTTCTCCCATAGAGGGTGTAGGTCCATCCGACCTGCACATAGATTCTCTGCTGGAGCGATTGCCGAACTCCGAAGTGAAAGAGGTGCTTTTTGCCCTGAGCCCAACCATGGAAGGAGATACCACTTCGTTTTACCTGACCAGGAAGCTGCGCGAATTTAACCTTAAGATTACCAGCATAGCGCGGGGCGTGCCTGTAGGCGGAGAGCTGGAATATACCGATGAAATTACCTTGGGGAGAAGTATTGTAGAGCGTACTGCTTACGGTAAGGTATAA
- the hemE gene encoding uroporphyrinogen decarboxylase — protein sequence MQLKNDLLIRAAKGEAVERTPVWLMRQAGRILPEYRAVRESLSGFKELVETPELAAEVTIQPVDILDVDAAIIFSDILVVPEAMGCTYEMVEKRGPLFPKTIRTEEDLKKLRVADPQEHLGYVLEAIQVTKRALNGRVPLIGFAGAPWTILAYMVEGSGSKTFSHARGMLYTNPKLAHGLLRKITDTTIAYLKAQVEAGANLIQVFDSWAGILSPAHYREFSLPYISEICNAIRNVPVTVFAKGAFFALEDFSRLNCETIGLDWNMGVKTSRAQVGPDKTLQGNMDPCLLYSSFDTIQHETIKMLKEFGPQRHIANLGHGVYPDTDPEKVKCFVQTVKEYGNIIAG from the coding sequence ATGCAACTGAAGAACGATTTGCTTATTAGAGCAGCCAAAGGGGAAGCGGTAGAACGTACTCCTGTGTGGCTGATGCGCCAGGCCGGGCGTATTTTACCTGAATACAGAGCTGTACGCGAAAGCCTGAGCGGTTTTAAAGAACTAGTAGAAACGCCTGAACTAGCAGCAGAAGTTACCATACAACCTGTTGATATTCTGGATGTGGATGCGGCCATTATTTTCTCTGACATACTGGTAGTGCCCGAAGCAATGGGCTGTACGTATGAAATGGTAGAAAAACGCGGCCCTCTGTTTCCTAAAACTATCCGTACCGAAGAAGATCTGAAGAAATTGCGTGTAGCAGATCCACAAGAGCATTTGGGATATGTTTTAGAGGCTATACAAGTAACGAAACGAGCCTTAAACGGTCGTGTGCCACTTATCGGCTTTGCCGGAGCTCCATGGACAATCCTGGCTTATATGGTAGAAGGAAGCGGCTCCAAGACGTTCTCTCATGCACGTGGCATGTTGTACACCAACCCTAAACTGGCCCACGGCCTACTACGCAAAATAACCGATACCACCATTGCTTATTTAAAAGCGCAGGTAGAGGCAGGTGCTAACCTCATTCAGGTATTCGACTCCTGGGCAGGTATACTTTCTCCAGCTCATTACCGTGAATTCTCGCTGCCATACATTAGCGAGATTTGTAATGCTATCCGCAACGTGCCGGTTACTGTTTTTGCCAAAGGTGCTTTTTTTGCGCTGGAAGATTTCAGCAGGCTGAACTGTGAAACCATAGGCTTAGACTGGAACATGGGTGTTAAAACTTCCAGAGCCCAGGTAGGACCAGACAAAACTCTACAAGGGAACATGGACCCTTGCCTGCTGTATAGCTCTTTCGATACAATTCAGCATGAAACCATTAAAATGCTGAAGGAATTCGGACCACAACGCCACATTGCGAACCTGGGCCATGGTGTTTATCCTGACACTGATCCTGAAAAAGTAAAATGCTTTGTACAAACTGTAAAGGAGTACGGAAACATTATTGCAGGTTAG
- a CDS encoding amidohydrolase family protein, protein MNKRTYLSLFLAAALALPTGTALAQDKKEDSKWKVDAPHGPQKDITITTDEGTWMSLDVSPDGKEIVFDMLGDIYIMPMAGGKAKLLRSGRAYEVQPRFSPDGKFISFTSDAGGGDNIWIMKRAGSDAKQITNENFRLLNNAVWTPDGEYIVARKHFTATRSLGAGEMWMYHRTGGSGIQLTKRKNDQQDAGEPFVSPDGKYVYFSEDMSGGSTFEYNKDPNGQIYVIRRVNRQTGEIDNVVSGNGGAVRPVLSRDGKHIAFVRRVRTKSVLFIHDLKTGEEWPVYDKLSHDQQEAWAIFGVYPNFAWTPDNKSIVFWANGKINKVEVANQKASIIPFEATATHSIAQAVRKDHSREGISPAQFTAKAIRHAVTSPDGKTLVFNAAGYIYKKELPNGTPVRMTNGKDFEFYPAFSPDGKTILYSTWNDENYGALYKIDISKRNAKPAKLTTEKGFYTNASFSPNGKFIVYSKDGGNNHMGYAHGKERGIYYMPANGGSPVLVQERGSSPQFNATSDRIFFTGSQGGNYAFKSVNLQGKEEQTHYTSKYTDQFYPSPDNKWIAFVELFKGYVAPFSANASGLDLSGDTKAVPVARFTQDAGSSIHWSGDSKKVNWVNGDEYFSNDLKNRFSFIEGAPEKLPPIDTAGTKIGLVLNAAIPQGKIAFTNARIITMKGDEVIEGGTIVVEGNRIVAVGKGVQVPADAKVVDAAGKTIMPGIVDVHAHMGTFRNGMSPQKQWAYYANLAYGVTTTHDPSSTTEMVFSQAEAVQSGAMVGPRIFSTGTVLYGADGNFKAVINNLDDARSHLRRIKAAGGFSVKSYNQPRREQRQQVIQAARELDMTVVPEGGSTFFHNMSMILDGHTGIEHNIPVAPLYKDVLELWKASNTGYTPTLIVNYGAANGEYYWYQKTNVWEKERLLRFTPRSVIDGRSRFVTQVPDEEYENGYMAVSRACKALTDNGVKVNLGAHGQLQGLGAHWELWMLQQGGMTNHEALRAATLNGAEYLGMSKEIGSLETGKLADLIVLDQNPLENIQHSEHVKYTMVNGRLYDAATMAEIGNQDSKPTKFWWENNRYATSFDWHEGADTRHEGIAGDHCSCRH, encoded by the coding sequence ATGAATAAACGCACTTACCTGAGTTTGTTCCTGGCGGCTGCACTTGCCTTACCCACAGGAACAGCTCTCGCTCAGGATAAAAAAGAAGACTCCAAGTGGAAAGTAGATGCGCCACATGGCCCGCAAAAAGACATTACCATTACCACCGACGAAGGCACCTGGATGAGCCTCGATGTAAGCCCTGACGGCAAAGAAATTGTATTTGACATGCTGGGCGATATATACATCATGCCCATGGCAGGTGGTAAGGCCAAACTGCTCCGTAGCGGACGTGCCTACGAAGTACAGCCGCGCTTCAGCCCCGATGGCAAATTCATTTCCTTTACTTCTGATGCAGGCGGCGGCGATAACATCTGGATTATGAAGCGCGCTGGCTCTGATGCCAAACAAATTACAAATGAAAATTTCAGGCTGCTGAACAATGCTGTCTGGACTCCTGACGGGGAATACATCGTGGCCCGCAAACACTTTACGGCTACCCGCTCTTTAGGTGCCGGCGAAATGTGGATGTACCACCGCACAGGCGGCTCCGGCATACAGCTAACCAAGCGCAAAAACGATCAGCAGGATGCAGGGGAGCCATTTGTATCGCCAGATGGCAAGTATGTTTACTTTTCCGAAGACATGAGCGGCGGATCTACCTTTGAATATAACAAAGATCCGAACGGACAAATTTATGTGATTCGAAGAGTAAACCGTCAGACAGGAGAAATAGACAATGTAGTATCTGGTAACGGCGGTGCCGTTCGGCCTGTGCTTTCGCGCGACGGCAAGCATATTGCTTTTGTACGCCGCGTACGCACTAAATCTGTGTTGTTCATCCACGACCTGAAAACAGGTGAAGAGTGGCCTGTATACGATAAGCTGAGTCACGATCAGCAGGAAGCCTGGGCCATTTTCGGGGTTTACCCGAACTTTGCCTGGACACCAGACAACAAAAGCATTGTTTTCTGGGCAAATGGCAAAATCAACAAAGTAGAGGTAGCTAACCAGAAAGCCAGCATTATACCTTTCGAGGCAACGGCTACGCATTCCATTGCCCAGGCAGTTCGTAAAGATCATAGTAGAGAAGGTATTTCTCCTGCACAGTTTACAGCCAAAGCTATTCGCCATGCTGTTACCTCTCCAGACGGCAAAACCCTGGTGTTCAATGCAGCAGGCTATATCTATAAAAAAGAATTGCCCAATGGCACGCCTGTTCGCATGACCAACGGCAAAGATTTTGAGTTCTACCCTGCTTTCTCGCCAGATGGAAAAACAATCCTTTACTCGACCTGGAACGATGAAAACTACGGCGCTCTGTATAAAATAGACATCAGCAAGCGTAATGCGAAACCAGCTAAACTTACCACTGAAAAAGGCTTCTATACCAATGCCTCTTTCTCTCCAAACGGCAAGTTTATTGTGTACAGCAAAGACGGTGGCAACAACCACATGGGCTATGCACATGGCAAAGAACGCGGTATTTACTATATGCCTGCGAATGGCGGCTCACCAGTACTGGTGCAGGAACGAGGTTCTTCTCCACAGTTCAACGCTACTTCTGATCGCATTTTCTTTACAGGATCACAGGGAGGAAACTATGCATTTAAGAGCGTAAACCTGCAAGGCAAAGAAGAGCAGACGCATTATACTTCTAAGTATACCGATCAGTTCTACCCTAGCCCGGATAACAAATGGATTGCTTTTGTAGAGTTGTTTAAAGGATATGTAGCCCCTTTCTCTGCCAATGCTTCCGGCTTGGATTTAAGTGGCGATACAAAAGCGGTGCCTGTAGCCCGTTTCACACAGGATGCTGGCAGCAGCATTCACTGGTCTGGTGACAGCAAAAAAGTTAATTGGGTAAACGGAGATGAGTATTTCTCCAACGACCTGAAAAACCGCTTCAGCTTTATAGAGGGTGCTCCTGAAAAACTACCCCCTATCGATACCGCAGGCACTAAGATCGGACTTGTTTTAAACGCTGCTATTCCACAAGGCAAGATCGCCTTCACCAATGCCCGCATTATTACCATGAAGGGCGATGAAGTAATTGAGGGAGGCACCATTGTAGTAGAGGGTAACCGTATTGTGGCCGTTGGAAAAGGAGTACAGGTGCCTGCAGATGCTAAAGTGGTAGATGCTGCCGGCAAAACCATTATGCCGGGCATTGTGGATGTACATGCCCACATGGGTACTTTCCGTAATGGCATGAGCCCACAAAAGCAATGGGCGTATTATGCCAACCTGGCTTATGGTGTTACCACCACCCACGACCCCTCCTCTACTACCGAAATGGTGTTTAGCCAGGCAGAGGCAGTGCAATCCGGGGCAATGGTTGGTCCGCGCATCTTCTCAACAGGCACCGTACTGTACGGGGCCGATGGCAATTTTAAAGCAGTGATCAACAACCTCGACGATGCCCGTTCGCACCTGCGCCGCATTAAAGCAGCGGGAGGATTCTCTGTAAAAAGCTACAACCAGCCACGCCGTGAGCAGCGCCAGCAGGTCATTCAGGCTGCCCGCGAACTGGATATGACCGTGGTGCCCGAAGGCGGTTCTACCTTCTTCCACAACATGAGCATGATCCTGGACGGACACACAGGTATAGAACACAACATTCCGGTTGCGCCGCTTTATAAAGATGTGTTGGAACTCTGGAAAGCAAGCAATACAGGCTATACCCCAACACTTATTGTTAACTACGGTGCTGCAAACGGCGAATACTACTGGTATCAGAAAACGAATGTGTGGGAGAAAGAACGCCTGCTAAGGTTTACTCCCCGCTCTGTGATAGATGGCCGTTCCCGTTTTGTAACGCAGGTGCCTGACGAGGAATACGAGAATGGTTATATGGCGGTATCCAGAGCCTGTAAAGCGCTTACGGATAATGGCGTAAAAGTAAACCTGGGAGCGCACGGACAGCTACAGGGCCTTGGCGCGCACTGGGAACTCTGGATGCTGCAGCAAGGGGGGATGACGAACCATGAAGCCTTACGTGCCGCCACTCTAAACGGTGCGGAGTATCTGGGTATGTCAAAAGAGATTGGTTCACTGGAAACAGGCAAGCTGGCCGACCTGATCGTGCTGGACCAGAACCCATTGGAAAACATTCAGCACTCAGAGCATGTGAAGTATACCATGGTAAATGGCCGCCTGTATGATGCTGCTACCATGGCAGAAATAGGTAACCAGGACAGCAAACCAACTAAATTCTGGTGGGAAAACAACCGTTATGCCACCTCTTTCGACTGGCATGAAGGCGCCGATACCCGCCACGAAGGAATAGCGGGCGACCACTGCTCCTGCCGTCATTAG
- a CDS encoding bifunctional heptose 7-phosphate kinase/heptose 1-phosphate adenyltransferase yields MNFKNSLEGVFDAFNRLQVLIVGDVMIDSYLWGKATRISPEAPVPIVNVVKREKRLGGAANVALNVQAMGATPLLCSVVGDDPDGGDFLRLLEQHHLSLEGVVQSPERVTTIKHRIIAGAQQLLRVDSEVEYNLTDFENRKLEERFHKLLDRADVVIFEDYDKGVLSGSNIQHFIQLAKERQVPTVVDPKKKNFLSFIGCTLFKPNLKELKEGLKVEFSDENLPAFEAAVEELQDRLQAEQVLVTLSERGVFVADQEEKIYLDAHLRSISDVSGAGDTVVSIAALCVALRTNMAFMAGLSNLGGGLVCEQVGVVPINKQSLLKEAQQNRLFEKHEHRIA; encoded by the coding sequence ATGAATTTTAAAAATAGCTTAGAAGGCGTTTTTGATGCCTTTAACAGGTTACAGGTGCTTATTGTAGGTGATGTGATGATCGACTCCTATTTGTGGGGGAAAGCGACACGCATCTCTCCAGAGGCACCTGTACCTATTGTAAACGTAGTGAAACGGGAAAAGCGACTGGGCGGTGCAGCCAATGTAGCACTTAATGTGCAGGCAATGGGTGCAACGCCTTTGCTTTGTTCGGTAGTGGGCGACGACCCGGATGGTGGCGACTTTTTACGTCTTCTGGAGCAGCATCATCTTTCGTTGGAAGGCGTGGTGCAAAGCCCGGAGCGGGTTACTACCATCAAGCATCGGATTATTGCCGGTGCACAGCAGCTGCTTCGCGTCGATTCTGAGGTGGAGTACAACCTGACTGATTTCGAAAACCGCAAGCTGGAAGAGCGGTTTCACAAGTTACTGGATCGGGCTGATGTGGTTATCTTTGAGGACTACGATAAAGGTGTGCTTTCCGGCAGTAATATTCAGCATTTCATTCAGCTGGCTAAAGAGCGGCAGGTGCCTACCGTAGTTGATCCGAAGAAGAAAAACTTCCTGAGCTTTATTGGCTGCACTTTGTTCAAGCCTAACCTGAAGGAGCTTAAAGAAGGGCTAAAGGTTGAGTTCTCCGATGAAAACCTGCCCGCTTTCGAAGCTGCCGTTGAAGAGCTGCAGGATAGATTACAGGCCGAACAGGTGCTGGTAACTTTGTCAGAGAGAGGTGTTTTTGTAGCAGATCAGGAGGAAAAGATTTATCTAGATGCACATCTTCGTTCAATTTCTGATGTTTCGGGTGCCGGAGATACAGTTGTAAGCATAGCCGCTTTGTGTGTTGCCTTAAGGACAAATATGGCATTTATGGCAGGGCTCAGTAACCTGGGTGGCGGGTTGGTATGTGAGCAGGTGGGCGTGGTGCCAATTAACAAGCAATCTCTTTTAAAGGAAGCACAGCAAAACAGGCTGTTTGAGAAACATGAACACAGAATCGCTTAA
- a CDS encoding TrkH family potassium uptake protein, whose translation MNTESLNTLLYDSKLKVYAFMRRTTYVLTLVSIGLLIYAHGVVEDPAVLQWLYYAIDGILAIFVIIYLLRILYTFERVKFLQRTWFEGLLMGIIFLNQFSTYILQYPLVYNVFERVDIPLSVEMYRILVSLYMLVLLIVELLETKVHLKTLRLKPGITFLMSFLFLILLGSALLMMPKMVTTEGGMRFIDAVFMATSASCVTGLAVVDPGTYFTFAGQVVLLILIQLGGLGILTFATFFASLMRQGVGIKQNVAMYELLESESLFSTKNLLRKLIFMTFLIEGVGAVVIFLTWGRETEFVSLGSKIFFSVFHAVSAFCNAGISLYPEGFYTEPVRTSYILHLAVAGLIIFGGIGFPTIIDVLSPEAMRSRMSKPWKNWRLLSRITIYTSAALITLGTVGFFLLEYFNSLSHLNFVEALITSFFQSVTTRTAGFNTVDISALTVPTLLMFIFLMFIGASPGSTGGGIKTTTFAVIILSVVTTIRGKRNVEVGNRSIPHVVSYKAFSIFTFAAVLNIFFLFILTITDAQYDIFRLAFEQVSAFATVGLSTGITAGLSDMGKCVLIISMFLGRVGTLTLALAISTRAATTAYKYPETHVAVG comes from the coding sequence ATGAACACAGAATCGCTTAACACGCTTCTTTACGATAGTAAGCTGAAGGTGTATGCCTTTATGCGCCGTACAACTTACGTACTTACTTTAGTATCTATCGGGCTGCTGATTTATGCGCATGGTGTAGTAGAAGACCCGGCAGTTTTGCAGTGGCTCTACTATGCGATTGATGGCATTCTGGCTATCTTCGTAATTATTTACCTGCTTCGCATCCTCTACACCTTTGAGCGGGTAAAGTTCCTGCAGCGTACCTGGTTCGAAGGTCTCTTGATGGGAATTATCTTCCTCAACCAGTTTAGCACCTATATCCTGCAATATCCGCTGGTGTACAATGTATTCGAAAGAGTAGATATACCTCTGTCGGTAGAAATGTACCGGATACTGGTATCGTTGTACATGCTGGTGCTGCTGATTGTAGAGTTGCTTGAAACTAAAGTGCACCTTAAAACGCTCCGGTTAAAGCCAGGCATTACCTTTCTGATGAGTTTCCTGTTCCTGATCTTGCTGGGATCTGCTTTGCTGATGATGCCTAAAATGGTGACCACAGAGGGCGGTATGCGCTTTATTGATGCAGTGTTTATGGCAACCAGTGCTTCCTGTGTAACAGGTCTGGCCGTGGTAGACCCCGGCACCTATTTTACATTTGCCGGTCAGGTTGTGCTGCTAATCCTGATTCAGCTGGGTGGTTTAGGTATACTTACCTTTGCTACCTTCTTTGCCTCACTCATGCGACAGGGGGTCGGAATAAAGCAGAATGTGGCCATGTATGAGCTGCTGGAGAGCGAATCGCTTTTTTCTACTAAGAACCTGCTCCGGAAACTTATTTTCATGACCTTTCTGATCGAAGGTGTCGGTGCAGTGGTTATTTTCCTGACCTGGGGGCGTGAAACAGAATTCGTAAGCCTCGGAAGCAAAATTTTCTTTTCGGTATTTCATGCCGTTTCGGCTTTCTGTAATGCGGGAATTTCTTTATACCCGGAAGGCTTTTACACAGAACCTGTGCGAACTTCTTATATTCTGCATTTAGCTGTGGCAGGCCTTATTATTTTTGGGGGAATTGGCTTTCCTACAATTATAGATGTACTGTCGCCGGAAGCGATGCGAAGCCGCATGAGCAAGCCCTGGAAGAACTGGAGACTTCTATCAAGAATTACCATTTATACTTCAGCGGCCCTGATCACTTTGGGTACTGTTGGCTTTTTTCTGCTGGAATACTTTAACTCTCTGTCGCACCTGAACTTTGTAGAAGCGCTTATTACTTCTTTCTTTCAATCGGTTACTACCAGAACAGCCGGTTTTAACACCGTAGATATTTCGGCTTTAACAGTGCCAACGCTGCTGATGTTTATCTTCCTGATGTTTATTGGTGCGTCTCCGGGTTCCACAGGTGGCGGTATAAAAACTACAACGTTTGCAGTTATTATACTATCGGTTGTTACCACTATCAGGGGAAAGAGAAATGTTGAAGTCGGAAACAGATCTATACCGCACGTAGTGTCTTACAAAGCATTTTCTATCTTTACTTTTGCCGCAGTTCTTAACATCTTCTTCCTGTTTATTCTAACGATTACCGATGCGCAGTATGATATTTTTCGTTTGGCTTTCGAACAGGTATCGGCTTTTGCTACTGTAGGCTTAAGTACTGGTATAACAGCGGGCTTGTCAGATATGGGCAAGTGCGTGCTCATTATTTCTATGTTTTTAGGGAGAGTAGGTACTCTTACGCTGGCGCTTGCCATTAGCACCAGGGCCGCTACAACCGCCTATAAATATCCTGAAACACACGTGGCAGTGGGGTAG
- a CDS encoding ATP-dependent Clp protease adaptor ClpS, translating into MNIERETIYQEEIAVLEESTDLRNLVVYNDDVNTFDHVIDTLIKVCGHSVEQAEQCTWLIHYKGKCTVKVGSYEELEGMCTSLHLKELSADIQ; encoded by the coding sequence ATGAATATTGAGAGAGAAACTATTTATCAGGAAGAGATAGCGGTACTGGAGGAAAGTACTGATCTGCGAAACTTGGTGGTATATAATGATGATGTAAATACATTTGATCACGTTATTGATACGCTTATTAAAGTATGCGGGCATTCTGTGGAGCAGGCCGAGCAATGCACCTGGCTGATTCACTACAAAGGCAAGTGTACGGTAAAAGTGGGTTCTTATGAGGAGCTGGAGGGCATGTGTACTTCCCTGCACCTGAAAGAACTTTCTGCAGATATTCAGTAA